The proteins below come from a single Aegilops tauschii subsp. strangulata cultivar AL8/78 chromosome 6, Aet v6.0, whole genome shotgun sequence genomic window:
- the LOC141025352 gene encoding cytokinin dehydrogenase 7-like — protein MARTRLAAFLIGMASFFSVVAGQLRPMPASGLPGDLFALGIASKIRTDCNSTASASSDFGRIMEAAPEAVLHPATPADIAALIRFSTSSPVPFPVSPRGQGHSVRGQSLAPGGVVVDMRTLGRGHHRINLSTDYVDAGGEQLWVDILRATLKHGLAPRAWTDYLQLTVGGTLSNAGIGGQAFRHGPQIANVHELDVVTGTGEMVTCSRHKRKDLFFAALGGLGQFGIITRARIALESAPKQVRWVRLAYSDVVAFTRDQELLISKHASEAGFDYVEGQVQLNRTLTEGPKSTPFFSEADINRLAGLASETGSGAIYFIEAAMYYDETTAPSVNQKLEMVLAQLSFVPGFVFTKDVTYFQFLDRVRVEEVVLRSADVWDVPHPWLNLFVPRSRILDFDAGVLKGILGGDNPVGLILMYPMNMAKWTSQMTAVTPPTGEDVFYTVGLLRSALSADELERIQRENQSALAFCDKEGIECKQYLPHYTSQDGWRRHFGAKWSNIAQLKNKYDPHAIMSRGQRIFPLPSVPAAGTATT, from the coding sequence ATGGCAAGAACTCGCCTCGCAGCGTTTCTTATCGGCATGGCGAGCTTCTTCTCCGTCGTTGCCGGCCAACTCCGACCAATGCCTGCGAGTGGCCTTCCCGGTGATCTCTTTGCCCTAGGAATCGCCTCTAAAATCCGTACCGACTGCAACTCAACGGCGAGCGCGTCGTCAGACTTTGGCCGCATCATGGAGGCCGCCCCGGAAGCCGTTCTACACCCTGCCACGCCCGCCGACATCGCCGCGCTCATCCGGTTCTCCACGTCCTCGCCGGTGCCATTCCCCGTGTCACCGCGCGGGCAGGGCCACTCCGTCCGCGGGCAGTCTCTCGCTCCGGGTGGCGTCGTCGTCGACATGCGCACGCTTGGGCGCGGTCACCACCGCATCAACCTGTCCACGGACTACGTCGACGCCGGCGGCGAGCAGCTGTGGGTCGACATCCTCCGCGCGACGCTGAAGCACGGCCTCGCGCCGCGCGCGTGGACGGACTATCTGCAACTCACCGTCGGCGGCACGCTCTCCAATGCTGGCATCGGCGGCCAAGCATTCCGGCATGGCCCGCAAATCGCCAACGTGCACGAGCTTGACGTGGTTACCGGGACGGGTGAGATGGTGACATGCTCACGTCACAAGAGGAAGGACCTGTTCTTCGCCGCATTGGGTGGACTGGGCCAGTTCGGGATCATAACCCGGGCTCGGATCGCTCTCGAGTCGGCCCCAAAGCAGGTGCGCTGGGTCCGACTTGCCTACTCGGATGTGGTTGCGTTCACCAGAGACCAGGAGCTGCTCATTTCTAAGCATGCTAGCGAAGCCGGTTTCGACTATGTCGAAGGCCAAGTCCAGCTTAACCGGACGCTAACCGAGGGCCCCAAGTCAACGCCCTTCTTCTCCGAAGCCGATATCAATAGGCTTGCTGGCCTCGCATCCGAGACTGGCTCCGGCGCGATCTACTTCATCGAAGCCGCCATGTACTATGATGAGACGACCGCCCCATCTGTCAACCAGAAACTAGAGATGGTGCTAGCTCAGCTGAGCTTTGTGCCCGGGTTCGTGTTCACCAAGGATGTGACGTACTTCCAGTTCCTCGACCGCGTGCGCGTGGAGGAGGTTGTGCTTCGATCGGCTGACGTGTGGGATGTGCCACACCCATGGCTGAACCTTTTCGTCCCCCGGTCACGCATTCTCGACTTTGACGCTGGCGTGCTCAAAGGCATCCTCGGGGGTGACAACCCAGTCGGGCTCATCCTCATGTACCCTATGAACATGGCAAAATGGACCTCCCAAATGACGGCGGTGACGCCTCCCACTGGCGAGGACGTATTCTACACGGTGGGACTTCTTCGGTCGGCTCTATCCGCCGATGAACTAGAGCGCATACAGAGGGAGAACCAATCGGCGCTGGCGTTTTGTGACAAGGAGGGCATCGAGTGCAAGCAGTATCTGCCACACTACACATCACAAGATGGATGGCGGCGACATTTTGGGGCCAAGTGGAGCAACATCGCTCAGCTCAAGAACAAATATGATCCCCATGCGATAATGTCACGGGGGCAGAGAATTTTCCCCTTGCCAAGTGTGCCAGCAGCAGGCACCGCGACTACATAG
- the LOC141025353 gene encoding cytokinin dehydrogenase 6-like has translation MARTRLAAFLIGMASFFSVVAGQLRPMPASGLPGDLFALGIASKIRTDCNSTASASSDFGRIMEAAPEAVLHPATPADIAALIRFSTSSPVPFPVSPRGQGHSVRGQSLAPGGVVVDMRTLGRGHHRINLSTDYVDAGGEQLWVDILRATLKHGLAPRAWTDYLQLTVGGTLSNAGIGGQAFRHGPQIANVHELDVVTGTGEMVTCSRHKRKDLFFAALGGLGQFGIITRARIALESAPKQVRWVRLAYSDVVAFTRDQELLISKHASEAGFDYVEGQVQLNRTLTEGPKSTPFFSEADINRLAGLASETGSGAIYFIEAAMYYDETTAPSVNQKLEMVLAQLSFVPGFVFTKDVTYFQFLDRVRVEEVVLRSADVWDVPHPWLNLFVPRSRILDFDAGVLKGILGGDNPVGLILMYPMNMAKWTSQMTAVTPPTGEDVFYTVGLLRSALSPDELERLQRENQSALAFCDKEGIECKQYLPHYTSQDGWRRHFGAKWSNIAQLKNKYDPHAIMSRGQRIFPLPSVPAAGTATT, from the coding sequence ATGGCAAGAACTCGCCTCGCAGCGTTTCTTATCGGCATGGCGAGCTTCTTCTCCGTCGTTGCCGGCCAACTCCGACCAATGCCTGCGAGTGGCCTTCCCGGTGATCTCTTTGCCCTAGGAATCGCCTCTAAAATCCGTACCGACTGCAACTCAACGGCGAGCGCGTCGTCAGACTTTGGCCGCATCATGGAGGCCGCCCCGGAAGCCGTTCTACACCCTGCCACGCCCGCCGACATCGCCGCGCTCATCCGGTTCTCCACGTCCTCGCCGGTGCCATTCCCCGTGTCACCGCGCGGGCAGGGCCACTCCGTCCGCGGGCAGTCTCTCGCTCCGGGTGGCGTCGTCGTCGACATGCGCACGCTTGGGCGCGGTCACCACCGCATCAACCTGTCCACGGACTACGTCGACGCCGGCGGCGAGCAGCTGTGGGTCGACATCCTCCGCGCGACGCTGAAGCACGGCCTCGCGCCGCGCGCGTGGACGGACTATCTGCAACTCACCGTCGGCGGCACGCTCTCCAATGCTGGCATCGGCGGCCAAGCATTCCGGCATGGCCCGCAAATCGCCAACGTGCACGAGCTTGACGTGGTTACCGGGACGGGTGAGATGGTGACATGCTCACGTCACAAGAGGAAGGACCTGTTCTTCGCCGCATTGGGTGGACTGGGCCAGTTCGGGATCATAACCCGGGCTCGGATCGCTCTCGAGTCGGCCCCAAAGCAGGTGCGCTGGGTCCGACTTGCCTACTCGGATGTGGTTGCGTTCACCAGAGACCAGGAGCTGCTCATTTCTAAGCATGCTAGCGAAGCCGGTTTCGACTATGTCGAAGGCCAAGTCCAGCTTAACCGGACGCTAACCGAGGGCCCCAAGTCAACGCCCTTCTTCTCCGAAGCCGATATCAATAGGCTTGCTGGCCTCGCATCCGAGACTGGCTCCGGCGCGATCTACTTCATCGAAGCCGCCATGTACTATGATGAGACGACCGCCCCATCTGTCAACCAGAAACTAGAGATGGTGCTAGCTCAGCTGAGCTTTGTGCCCGGGTTCGTGTTCACCAAGGATGTGACGTACTTCCAGTTCCTCGACCGCGTGCGCGTGGAGGAGGTTGTGCTTCGATCGGCTGACGTGTGGGATGTGCCACACCCATGGCTGAACCTTTTCGTCCCCCGGTCACGCATTCTCGACTTTGACGCTGGCGTGCTCAAAGGCATCCTCGGGGGTGACAACCCAGTCGGGCTCATCCTCATGTACCCTATGAACATGGCAAAATGGACCTCCCAAATGACGGCGGTGACGCCTCCCACTGGCGAGGACGTATTCTACACGGTGGGACTTCTTCGGTCGGCTCTATCCCCCGATGAACTAGAGCGCCTACAGAGGGAGAACCAATCGGCGCTGGCGTTTTGTGACAAGGAGGGCATCGAGTGCAAGCAGTATCTGCCACACTACACATCACAAGATGGATGGCGGCGACATTTTGGGGCCAAGTGGAGCAACATCGCTCAGCTCAAGAACAAATATGATCCCCATGCGATAATGTCACGGGGGCAGAGAATTTTCCCCTTGCCAAGTGTGCCAGCAGCAGGCACCGCGACCACATAG